The Arcobacter roscoffensis genome segment ACAGTTCAAATCAAAATGAGAAAAAAGATGAGAACAAAAATTCAAACCAACATAGCAATAACACCAATAATCACAACAACAACTTTAACAAACAAAATCAAAATAGCAATCACAACAATCAAAATGCTAAAAACCATGAGAAAAAAGAAGAGGGCGAAGATGATAGTGCATTAAACTCGTTTGATAATCTTGGTTTAAAAGTTGAAGAACGTAAAGAAAATGACTCTAATGACAATAAAATTGATTTGAATAGAATGGCATCATTGTTAAATGGATTTAATAACTAGACTGAAAAGATAATATGACAATACTATTAAATAAAAATTCTTTGTATAATACTTTTGGAGTCGATGACTTCAACTGCCTTGAAGATGCTGTAAACAATATGGCACCTTCAATGGTAGAGTACTATTTATCGGACTTAAGTCAATATAGTGAAGATGCTTATTTAAATAAATCTCAAATAGAAAAAAGTGTTTACTTAGGGGATTATAGCCTATACATAGATTACAGTGATAATGTATATTTAGAGTTAGACAATCAAAAAGAAAATCCTTGTGATACAGGAAGTTTTTGGTAATAAACAATAGGCTTAGTAGTTTACTAACTACGGCAAATATAATAGTTTGGAAATTATAGTTTCCAAAAGTAAAATATAAATTTAAAGGTATAGTGTGAAATATCCATTAGATTGTGAAGCAACATTTAGTGATACATATTTGTTTTGGTTATCAAGGTTTATTAGAAGCAAAATCACAAGCTTATCAAATAGACAAGTAAAAGACAAAGATAGACTAGCTCAAATTCTAAAGGAGCTTATAAAAGGTTTTAAATCTATTGAGGATTTAAAGATAACAATAAAAGAAGTAAGAAATATTGGTATCAATAGTATTCATGTATATTACATACCTTTGGAGAAACTATATAAGTTCATGATTAGCTTTGGTGCTTCATCTATGAAAGAAATTGATGAAGAGTTATTAAGTGACTTTCTAGCAACTGAAACAAGTACACTATCTGATGCAACAAAGAAAAACTACAGAATAGCTCTTGTTACTTTCTTTGGCTATATAGATAAACAAAATGAAGAAAATGATAATTATGTATATAGATATGGTATTGAGCTTAAAAATTGGGGTGGTTTATCAGGAAAAAGTGGTACTAAACTGCCCTCGTTTATGCAAAAAGAAGAAGTTCAAAGATTTATTGAAGGTATAAATGATTACCCATTTAGTGCAAAGATTGCTGCTAGAAATAGACTTGTAATTAAAACTATCCTCTATACAGGAATAAGAGTTAGTGAAGCTATAAACATTGATTTAAAAGATTTCAATAAAGATGGGGATGCTTATATCATCCAAGTTAGAGGAAAAGGTAATAAACCAAGAGTTGTTATGATAAAAGAAAATATCATAAAAAAAGAGCTTGAGGAATGGTTTAGTGTAAAATGCTGTACAAACAATCTTTTATTTTGTAATCAAAAAGGAAAAGCTTTAAGTCAAGCATATATAAGTAGTATTGTTGAAAAAATACTTTTAAGTGTAGGTATTAGAAAAGAAAAAAATGGGGCTCATATGCTAAGACATACTTTTGCCACCCTACTTTACCAAAAAAACAAAGACTTAATTCTTGTACAAGAATCACTTGGTCACGCAGATATTAATACATCTAGAATTTATACTCATTTTGATAAAGATAAGTTAGAGAAGACTACTGATATTTTTTAAAGCTGCTATTTAATAAGAGTCATGTATTTTTAACTCTTATTAAATCACTAAAATGTTTAACACTATTTCTTCCATTATTTTTTACATAATATAAAGCTTCATCTGCATCTTTTATCATATTATCTAAGAACTCTTGAGTATTTATTTGTTTTGAAGGTTTAAAAGTTGTTAAACCACAACTTATAGTTTGATTTTTAATTTTTCCAATTTCATGGTTTTGTATATAAAGTCTTATTCTTTCAATAGCTATAATAGCTTCTTCTTTTCCTGTTTGGGGCATAAGCACTATAAATTCTTCTCCACCATATCTAGCAAGGATATCACTTCCTCTACAAGTATCAAGAAATATATCTGAAACAGCTTTTAATAACTCATCACCTTGAGCATGACCATATGTATCATTTATTTTCTTAAAAAAATCCAAATCAAGTAAAGCTAAGCTCAATGAAGTTTCATCTCTTTTTGCTAGTTCTATTACATATTTAGCATTTTTTGTAAAACCTCTTCTATTTAGAAGTTTAGTTAAGTAATCTTCATAAGCCTTTTTATAAAGTTTTTTATTAGCATCTTCTATATCTTTTTTCTCATCTAATTTTTTCCTAAGTTCCATAATAACTGTTAAATCATTATGTGCTCCTAACATTCTTATTGCTTTTCCATTCTCATCTCTAATAGCCATACCTCTACATCTAATCCAAACTGTAGAACCATTTTTATGTTTATATCTTACTATTTGATCATATTCATGATTTGGATCTTCTAAATGTTTATTAAAATTTTCAGTAGCTATTTTTAAATCTTCCTCAAATATGATATCTTGCCACTGTGAAGATTTATGCTCCATAGAACTAGGGTCATAACCTAATACTTTCCAAAACTTTGGACTCATCCATTCATCTTCAGGGTTTTGTAAATCCCAATACCAAATTCCATCTAAACTTGATTCTTGAATAAATTCAAAAATAGAATTATCTTTTTTTATTAAATCATATAATTCTTGCTTTAAATAGTTCTCTTCTTTCAATAATAAATCCTATATAAATAACAGTCTATATAACAATAACAAATTAATGTTTTAAAAATAATTAAATAGTGAAGAAAAAGAAGATTATCTTCTTCTTCCTTTTGAGTACTCAACAATATATTGAGCTATTTCATTTAAGTGGATTATGTCTTTTACTGCACCTGCTTGGATTGCTTTCATAGGCATTCCAAAAACAACACAAGACTCTTTATTTTGAGCAACCGTATAAGCCCCATTGTCAAACATATCTTTCATAGCAATAGAGCCATCATCTCCCATTCCTGTCATCATAACACCCATTGCAGATGAACCAACACTATTGTTTACAGACCTAAAAAGTACGTCAACACTTGGTTTATGTTGACTAACTTTTACTGTATCTAAAAGCTTTGTTTTATAATTTCCGCCAACTTTTTCTATTGTTAGGTGCATATTTCCAGGAGCTAAATAAGCATATCCTCTCTCAAGAATTTCTCCATCTTTTGCTTCATGTACATTTACTTGTGAGTTGTCATTAAGTCTATGAGCAAAGGAGTTTGAAAAACCATAAGGAATGTGTTGTGTTATCACTATAGGTGGTAAACCACTTGGTAAATCCCTAAATACTTTTAATAATGACTCAACTCCACCTGTAGATGATCCAATAGCAATTACCTTACTTCCTGGCATTAAAGCAGGTTTTGAAGGTATTACTTCATTAGGATGAACCTTATGATGTACTTCAATTTTTGATGTTTTAACCTGCTTTAGAGCTTTTGGTTTTTTTAATGTATATCTTTTTAGTAAGAAAGTAAGATTTAAAAGTGTATCTTTAATTCTTGAATGAAAAGAAACCATTGATTCACCAGCTTCAGGTTTTGGCACAAATCCAACAGCACCATCATCAAAAATGTCATTACCTCTAACCCCCTCACCTGAAACTACAACAGCAGGCATAGGGTGAAGTCTCATAAGATTTCTTAAAAAAGTAACTCCATCCATTTTTGGCATATTAATATCAATAGTAACTAAATCTGGTTCATATTGTTTAATCTTTTCTCTTGCATCATAAGCATCTACTGCTGTTGCAATAACTTCAAATTCATCAATTGAATCTATCATATCTTTTATAACTCTTCTCATAGAAGGAGAGTCATCAATAATCAAAACTGTATACACTTTTTTCTATCCTTTAGAAAAGATCAATTTCCATTTCTGGTTCAGCCTCTTTCTCAGAACCAAATAAATCAACACCACCAACGTATTCTTTGATAACTGGTGCTTTCGTAATTTCTTTTTGTAATGATTGCTCTTCACTAGCAATTTTACTATCTGTCTCAGTTTTCTGAGTAACTTTTATAAATGTTTGAAATTCATCTGCTAAAAGAATTAATCTACCGTGTTCACCTCTTGTATGTTCACTAATAAGCTTAAACCCCTCAGACTTACAAAAGTCTTTTGCAAACTCTACATTTCTATGTCCTATAGATAAAGAAGACATATTTAGTTGCATAATATCAGCACCACCTGATATTTTTGCAACCATGTTGTTTTTTGAACAGCCAAGTTTATACATCTCATTTAGCATTGCTTCAACAGAATATAAACCATATTTCATATCATCATTTGTATTATTTGTAGTTGGTAATAAAAAATGATTCATTGCTTTAATTTTTTTTACTTTATCAAAAAACATAATTGCAACACAAGAACCAAGAAGTGTTTTAAAAGCAATATTCTCAATATCACTTCCAACTGCAAACTCACCACCTATTACAGTATGAGTTAATAAACCTTTTGTTTTTTGAGTAAATCTAACAGCAGAAGTTTTTTCTATACTACCATCTTTATGACCAATTACAATCAATTTATTTCCTTTTCTTTTACGAAAATATTTTGTCCAACTCTACTTACATAATTAATTAAATCTTGAGGATTTTCTGAATGCCCTAAATATAAAGTTCCACCAATCTTTAAATGTCTAAAAAGTTTTTTTAGTATGTTATTTTGATCTTCTGCTGAAAAATAAATCAATACATTTCTACAAAAAATAACATCAAACTGATTGTTTTGATAAGGGTATGAATTATCATTTAGATTCATTACTTTAAAAGTAATCATCTTTTTTAATTCATCTTTAACTTTTATTAAAACTTCTTCACCTGCAAGGTTTTTTTGAACTCTTCTTTTAAAATATTTTTGTGGTTTAATCCAATTTGGAAACTCTTTTGAAGATTTAGAAAATCTATATATTCCATTTGCAGCATATTGTAAAACATTTGTATCAATGTCTGTAGCAACAATTGAAGCATCAATATATTTTCCAAGTTCTTCTTTTGTTTCTAAAACAGTCATTGCCATAGAATAAGGTTCTTCACCAGTAGAAGATGCAGAACAATACATTTGTATCTTTCCACCCTCTTTTGCTAATTTAGGAAGAACTCTATCCTTTAAATCTAAGAAATGAAAATCTTCTCTGAAAAAATGCGTCTTATTTGTTGTAAAAGAGTTTATAAACTCTGTAACGTAACTTCCACTTTCAACTAAATCCAAAAGATCCATAATATCACCTTGATATTTTGAATCTCTTTTTAATTTATCAATTCTATTTGATATCATTATATCTTTATTGTCTGCTAGGGTAATCCCTGTCAGAGAATAAAGAAGTTTTTTTATTCTATTATGAGCATCTTGTGTAGTATACTTTTTCATTTAGACTATTTCTTATGAAGCTTTTCTTGCGAAGCTCATGTCTTTTTCTCTTTTTATCTGTGCATTGATAATACCAACAACATCTAAAATAAGACCAATACTTCCATCCCCTCTAACAGTAGCAGCTCCAATTCCTTGAACACTTCTAAAGTTTTTATCTAAAGGTTTTACAACAACTTGGTGTTGATTTAAAAATTCATCAATAGATAATGCAACTTTAGTATTACTTGATTTAACAACAATTAACATACCTTCTTCAAGTTTGTCAAAGCTTTTCGTAATCCCAAATAAATCATGAAGTCTAACAACAGGAATAAATTCTTCTCTTAACATTAATAAATCTTGAGTACCATCACCAATTTTTTTAATCATATCAGCACTTGGTTGTAGTGATTCAACAATTGAACTTAATGGTAAAATATACTTTTTATCTCCAACGGCAATATCAAGACCATCAAGAATAGCAAGTGTAAGAGGTAACATAATTGTAATTGTTGTACCAACACCAACGCTAGTATCTAATTCAATTGCTCCACCTAATTTATGAATATTTGTTCTAACAACATCCATACCAACACCTCTACCTGAAATGTCAGTGATTTCATCTGCTGTTGAAACACCAGCACCAAATACAAGCATTGCTTTTTCTTTGTCATTCATACTTTTAAATTGGTTCTCATCAATTTGACCATTGTCTAAAGCTTTTAAAGCAACTTTTTCAGCATTAATTCCTCTACCATCATCTTCTATAGTAATAATCATTTGCCCATTTGCTTGTTCTGCTGAAATAGTAATAGAACCTACTTCTGATTTACCAGACTCAACTCTTTGCTCAGTTGTTTCAAGTCCATGATCAAGAGAGTTTCTAATAATATGCATTAAAGGATCAGTTAATCCCTCAATCATTGCTTTATCAATCTCAACATTATCACCATAATGAATAAACTCAACTTTTTTACCAAGTTTTCTTGAAATATCTCTAACAACTTTTGGGAACTTAGAGTATATTGATTCCATTGGTACCATTCTAATACTCATAATTGAATCTTGCATATCTCTAATATGTCTTTCTAAAAGTTCTAATCGCTCTAAAACAGAATTTCTAGTTTTAGCACCTTCAATTGTAGTTGCAAATTGAGTTAACATAGCGTTTGTAATTACTAGATCCCCAACATTATTCATAAGTAAATCAATCTTATCAAGGTTTACTCTAATATTACTACTTGCAGCAGATTTTTTTGCACCCTCTTTTTGATCTCTTGGTTTTCTCGTTGGTCTATCTTTTTTAGGCTCACTTGCTACTGGTGTAGACTCTTTGTTTTCAACTTCAACAGTTTTGGCTACTTCTTTTTTAGGTTCTACTTTTGCAACTTCAGCAGTTTTTACTGGCTCTTCTTTTTGCTCAACACTATTAGTTTCCATAACTGAATCAGGAGTAATAGATGGTACATCATCAAAGAAACCAAAATCTTCTCTGTCATCATTTGTGTCAACCATATCTTCTTGAGAGTCATCCATACTTTCAGCTAATTCTTCCAGTTCATCATCAAAGAAACCATA includes the following:
- a CDS encoding tyrosine-type recombinase/integrase → MKYPLDCEATFSDTYLFWLSRFIRSKITSLSNRQVKDKDRLAQILKELIKGFKSIEDLKITIKEVRNIGINSIHVYYIPLEKLYKFMISFGASSMKEIDEELLSDFLATETSTLSDATKKNYRIALVTFFGYIDKQNEENDNYVYRYGIELKNWGGLSGKSGTKLPSFMQKEEVQRFIEGINDYPFSAKIAARNRLVIKTILYTGIRVSEAINIDLKDFNKDGDAYIIQVRGKGNKPRVVMIKENIIKKELEEWFSVKCCTNNLLFCNQKGKALSQAYISSIVEKILLSVGIRKEKNGAHMLRHTFATLLYQKNKDLILVQESLGHADINTSRIYTHFDKDKLEKTTDIF
- a CDS encoding protein-glutamate methylesterase/protein-glutamine glutaminase — translated: MYTVLIIDDSPSMRRVIKDMIDSIDEFEVIATAVDAYDAREKIKQYEPDLVTIDINMPKMDGVTFLRNLMRLHPMPAVVVSGEGVRGNDIFDDGAVGFVPKPEAGESMVSFHSRIKDTLLNLTFLLKRYTLKKPKALKQVKTSKIEVHHKVHPNEVIPSKPALMPGSKVIAIGSSTGGVESLLKVFRDLPSGLPPIVITQHIPYGFSNSFAHRLNDNSQVNVHEAKDGEILERGYAYLAPGNMHLTIEKVGGNYKTKLLDTVKVSQHKPSVDVLFRSVNNSVGSSAMGVMMTGMGDDGSIAMKDMFDNGAYTVAQNKESCVVFGMPMKAIQAGAVKDIIHLNEIAQYIVEYSKGRRR
- a CDS encoding chemotaxis protein CheA, encoding MSFDISKYREMFLEEAEELFESADNVLLEAETNGSLTDDEMGQLFRDVHTLKGSGASVELTKFAEFTHDVENMMDKLRNHEIEFIPEMASTLIDGLDVMREILDLEVAEDLTKDTFTDMTTDLLEEIRAYSSGNAPVAKEEPKVQEVQVAKEEPKEEIKSVDHIEIDNDNIGFFDDDLNEQKNSNAYGIFEDDSIDEAHKNYGFFDDELEELAESMDDSQEDMVDTNDDREDFGFFDDVPSITPDSVMETNSVEQKEEPVKTAEVAKVEPKKEVAKTVEVENKESTPVASEPKKDRPTRKPRDQKEGAKKSAASSNIRVNLDKIDLLMNNVGDLVITNAMLTQFATTIEGAKTRNSVLERLELLERHIRDMQDSIMSIRMVPMESIYSKFPKVVRDISRKLGKKVEFIHYGDNVEIDKAMIEGLTDPLMHIIRNSLDHGLETTEQRVESGKSEVGSITISAEQANGQMIITIEDDGRGINAEKVALKALDNGQIDENQFKSMNDKEKAMLVFGAGVSTADEITDISGRGVGMDVVRTNIHKLGGAIELDTSVGVGTTITIMLPLTLAILDGLDIAVGDKKYILPLSSIVESLQPSADMIKKIGDGTQDLLMLREEFIPVVRLHDLFGITKSFDKLEEGMLIVVKSSNTKVALSIDEFLNQHQVVVKPLDKNFRSVQGIGAATVRGDGSIGLILDVVGIINAQIKREKDMSFARKAS
- a CDS encoding chemotaxis protein CheD translates to MIVIGHKDGSIEKTSAVRFTQKTKGLLTHTVIGGEFAVGSDIENIAFKTLLGSCVAIMFFDKVKKIKAMNHFLLPTTNNTNDDMKYGLYSVEAMLNEMYKLGCSKNNMVAKISGGADIMQLNMSSLSIGHRNVEFAKDFCKSEGFKLISEHTRGEHGRLILLADEFQTFIKVTQKTETDSKIASEEQSLQKEITKAPVIKEYVGGVDLFGSEKEAEPEMEIDLF
- a CDS encoding sensor domain-containing diguanylate cyclase; this encodes MKEENYLKQELYDLIKKDNSIFEFIQESSLDGIWYWDLQNPEDEWMSPKFWKVLGYDPSSMEHKSSQWQDIIFEEDLKIATENFNKHLEDPNHEYDQIVRYKHKNGSTVWIRCRGMAIRDENGKAIRMLGAHNDLTVIMELRKKLDEKKDIEDANKKLYKKAYEDYLTKLLNRRGFTKNAKYVIELAKRDETSLSLALLDLDFFKKINDTYGHAQGDELLKAVSDIFLDTCRGSDILARYGGEEFIVLMPQTGKEEAIIAIERIRLYIQNHEIGKIKNQTISCGLTTFKPSKQINTQEFLDNMIKDADEALYYVKNNGRNSVKHFSDLIRVKNT
- a CDS encoding CheR family methyltransferase, whose product is MKKYTTQDAHNRIKKLLYSLTGITLADNKDIMISNRIDKLKRDSKYQGDIMDLLDLVESGSYVTEFINSFTTNKTHFFREDFHFLDLKDRVLPKLAKEGGKIQMYCSASSTGEEPYSMAMTVLETKEELGKYIDASIVATDIDTNVLQYAANGIYRFSKSSKEFPNWIKPQKYFKRRVQKNLAGEEVLIKVKDELKKMITFKVMNLNDNSYPYQNNQFDVIFCRNVLIYFSAEDQNNILKKLFRHLKIGGTLYLGHSENPQDLINYVSRVGQNIFVKEKEIN